A genomic stretch from Clavelina lepadiformis chromosome 5, kaClaLepa1.1, whole genome shotgun sequence includes:
- the LOC143459949 gene encoding uncharacterized protein LOC143459949, translated as MKIYPDSPKKSTIASVISRKVSVKSPSSSKMKIRCSLWEEPTYKVSNLSSQILLDPDKFLYPGLINGPNNHIYGLWQSVYLAIRLNRTLVMPRFATHYATGKVLSVPANQIIDVDSLCSFVSCISIEEFRKACHGSVDVLFQAMETRLSDITRFENDAGMNVSRVEENDLLHPGAINLQLSQNGKKSNIPAFPSSSYKMTHGPSWLSSSEKSIREAYNSKVPCALLAKAFHPLSLEVKDNIAVPLHTKEYEIKEIKNNVLYSAIVHSVRRPKCVTEAAEAYIDANIGTDEFVTIHWRYDNNDWLRVFSRFATCQACKFLKNISAEDVAQAVINNLPLLRGNNDTQSVNTVSVYIATPPSLKEFKLKILSHLKTLDFHMERVPLDLKVYLTEKGFENCWKNSNWVSPSEILSLVEMEIIRRSNYFFYSILSTWSGNIRPLRWKRSDGKIKKMFEASILDLAKSEMTKRMNSN; from the exons ATGAAGATTTACCCCGATAGCCCGAAAAAGTCAACAATAGCTTCAGTCATTTCCAGAAAAGTATCTGTGAAATCTCCTTCCTCcagcaaaatgaaaatacgCTGCTCACTTTGGGAAGAGCCGACCTATAAAGTATCAAATTTATCATCTCAGATTTTACTAGATCCTGATAAATTCCTCTATCCCGGATTAATTAACGGACCAAACAACCACATTTACGGTTTATGGCAATCGGTGTATTTGGCAATTCGTCTGAACAG AACGTTGGTCATGCCACGCTTTGCGACACACTACGCAACCGGCAAAGTGCTAAGTGTACCGGCGAATCAAATTATTGATGTGGACAGTTTGTGTTCGTTTGTGTCCTGCATCTCGATTGAGGAATTTCGCAAGGCATGCCATGGATCAGTGGATGTTTTGTTTCAG GCTATGGAAACGCGCTTATCAGATATAACACGCTTCGAAAATGATGCAGGAATGAATGTCTCCAGAGTGGAAGAAAATGATTTGCTTCATCCTGGTGCAATTAATTTGCAGTTATCTCAAAACGggaaaaaatcaaacataCCAGCTTTTCCCAGTTCAAGTTACAAAATGACACATGGTCCCAGCTGGCTCTCGTCAAGTGAAAAGTCGATTCGAGAGGCTTATAACTCAAAAGTACCTTGTGCTTTGTTGGCAAAAGCATTCCATCCGCTTTCCTTGGAAGTGAAAGATAATATCGCTGTTCCATTGCATACCAAAGAATATGAAATCAAAGAAATCAAGAACAACGTCCTTTATTCAGCCATCGTTCATTCTGTTCGACGTCCTAAATGCGTCACTGAAGCGGCGGAAGCATACATCGACGCCAACATAGGTACTGATGAGTTTGTTACAATACATTGGAGATACGATAACAATGACTGGTTAAGAGTTTTTAGCAGATTCGCAACGTGTCAAGCGTgcaaatttctgaaaaatatCAGTGCAGAAGATGTTGCACAAGCAGTTATTAACAATTTGCCTTTGTTACGTGGCAACAATGACACACAGTCTGTAAACACTGTTTCAGTCTATATTGCTACACCGCCAAGTTTAAAAGAATTCAAGTTGAAAATCTTGAGTCATTTAAAAACACTTGATTTTCACATGGAAAGAGTACCTCTCGATCTTAAAGTCTATCTAACCGAAAAAGGATTTGAGAATTGCTGGAAAAATAGCAATTGGGTCAGTCCCAGTGAAATACTTTCTCTCGTTGAAATGGAAATTATCAGAAGAAGTAACTACTtcttttattctattttgtCGACTTGGTCAGGGAACATTCGACCTTTAAGATGGAAACGGTCagatggaaaaataaaaaaaatgtttgaagctTCAATACTTGACTTGGCTAAATCTGAAATGACAAAGAGAATGAATAGTAATTAA
- the LOC143459947 gene encoding uncharacterized protein LOC143459947 isoform X3, with the protein MYPSSKIKIICSTWRKPLHNVSALSSQITLAPDRFLYPGLIWGPNNQIVGLFQSIYVAIRLNRTLVVPLFQTQYTEGKIKSVPDYQRIDVDHLCSFVSCISIEDFHKKCHGSMDVVFQAMPSKTRDVEKFRRDTQMHINMSEEYKLSFYPCCNNSASENWLSLNQQVIRRTFNTTAPCALFANVFRPLTLKSIGQIAIPLDKNYTTVRQIKDDRLYMAIVDSVRRPKCITQLADAYIGANIRTNEFVAVHWRYDKNDWLPVCRGLKRYELCGVVTNITSEDVARAIINNLPLLHDKNEMHSRNISAAVSVYIATPPSMKEFKLEIFDHLQKLDPRIKKVPLDLDVYLSKSVFNECWNSTGWVSLLDILSLTEMEIMRKSKYFFYSHFSTWSDNIRPLRWNRSEGKIQRLFEASILDLSETVMKKRTKRN; encoded by the exons ATGTATCCTtctagcaaaataaaaataatctgCTCTACATGGAGAAAGCCATTACATAACGTATCGGCTTTATCATCACAGATTACACTAGCTCCTGACAGATTCCTGTATCCTGGGTTAATCTGGGGACCAAACAATCAGATTGTTGGTTTATTTCAATCTATATATGTCGCTATTCGCCTCAACAG AACTTTGGTTGTACCACTTTTCCAAACACAATACACAGAGGGCAAAATAAAAAGCGTGCCAGATTATCAACGAATTGACGTGGATCATTTGTGTTCGTTTGTATCTTGCATATCAATTGAAGATTTCCATAAAAAGTGTCACGGATCAATGGATGTTGTGTTTCAG GCAATGCCATCCAAAACACGTGACGTAGAAAAGTTCCGGAGAGACACACAAATGCATATTAATATGAGCGAAGAATACAAATTGTCGTTCTATCCCTGTTGCAATAACTCGGCCTCTGAAAATTGGttatctttaaatcaacaagTAATTAGAAGAACTTTCAATACCACGGCACCATGTGCTTTGTTTGCTAATGTTTTTAGGCCTTTGACGTTAAAGTCAATTGGCCAAATTGCCATACCATTGGATAAAAACTATACAACAGTTCGACAAATCAAAGATGATAGACTTTACATGGCTATCGTCGATTCTGTACGGCGACCGAAATGTATCACACAACTTGCAGACGCATATATTGGTGCTAACATAAGAACTAATGAGTTTGTCGCAGTACATTGGAGATACGACAAAAATGATTGGCTTCCAGTGTGCCGTGGTCTAAAAAGATACGAGCTTTGTGGGGTCGTCACCAACATCACGTCGGAAGACGTAGCGCGAGCAATTATCAATAATCTACCATTGCTACATGACAAGAATGAAATGCACTCACGGAATATAAGCGCTGCTGTGTCGGTCTATATTGCCACCCCACCAAGTATGAAAGAATTTAAATTGGAAATCTTTGatcatttacaaaaacttgaTCCTCGCATTAAAAAAGTTCCTCTTGACCTCGACGTCTATCTAAGCAAAAGTGTGTTTAATGAATGTTGGAACAGCACTGGCTGGGTAAGCCTACTTGATATACTTTCTCTTACCGAGATGGAAATAATGAGAAAGAGTAAATATTTCTTCTATTCTCATTTTTCTACTTGGTCAGATAACATTCGACCGTTAAGATGGAATAGATCAGAAGGGAAAATACAAAGATTATTTGAGGCTTCAATACTTGACTTATCCGAAACTGTAATGAAAAAGAGAACCAAGAGAAACTGA
- the LOC143459947 gene encoding uncharacterized protein LOC143459947 isoform X1 → MAKNYSLSYIKRHLIKITLFIVILCLILEYFSIMEKTSGTFRVGKVSKDFSKSLLSSSLTVSTHENTSLLKSDESPIHFFPTQELTETHSILKKPTTTVNPPAASSSNMYPSSKIKIICSTWRKPLHNVSALSSQITLAPDRFLYPGLIWGPNNQIVGLFQSIYVAIRLNRTLVVPLFQTQYTEGKIKSVPDYQRIDVDHLCSFVSCISIEDFHKKCHGSMDVVFQAMPSKTRDVEKFRRDTQMHINMSEEYKLSFYPCCNNSASENWLSLNQQVIRRTFNTTAPCALFANVFRPLTLKSIGQIAIPLDKNYTTVRQIKDDRLYMAIVDSVRRPKCITQLADAYIGANIRTNEFVAVHWRYDKNDWLPVCRGLKRYELCGVVTNITSEDVARAIINNLPLLHDKNEMHSRNISAAVSVYIATPPSMKEFKLEIFDHLQKLDPRIKKVPLDLDVYLSKSVFNECWNSTGWVSLLDILSLTEMEIMRKSKYFFYSHFSTWSDNIRPLRWNRSEGKIQRLFEASILDLSETVMKKRTKRN, encoded by the exons ATGGCCAAAAATTACAGTTTATCTTATATAAAACGtcatttaattaaaatcaCTCTATTCATCGTGATTCTCTGTTTGATTTTGGAGTATTTTTCCATAATGGAAAAGACTTCTGGAACATTTCGAGTTGGCAAAGTATCAAAAGATTTTTCGAAATCTCTGCTATCATCATCGCTAACCGTATCAACACACGAAAACACTTCGCTACTAAAGTCAGATGAATCACCAATTCATTTTTTCCCGACGCAGGAGCTTACAGAGACTCATTCTATTCTGAAGAAGCCAACAACAACTGTTAATCCTCCAGCTGCATCCAGCTCTAACATGTATCCTtctagcaaaataaaaataatctgCTCTACATGGAGAAAGCCATTACATAACGTATCGGCTTTATCATCACAGATTACACTAGCTCCTGACAGATTCCTGTATCCTGGGTTAATCTGGGGACCAAACAATCAGATTGTTGGTTTATTTCAATCTATATATGTCGCTATTCGCCTCAACAG AACTTTGGTTGTACCACTTTTCCAAACACAATACACAGAGGGCAAAATAAAAAGCGTGCCAGATTATCAACGAATTGACGTGGATCATTTGTGTTCGTTTGTATCTTGCATATCAATTGAAGATTTCCATAAAAAGTGTCACGGATCAATGGATGTTGTGTTTCAG GCAATGCCATCCAAAACACGTGACGTAGAAAAGTTCCGGAGAGACACACAAATGCATATTAATATGAGCGAAGAATACAAATTGTCGTTCTATCCCTGTTGCAATAACTCGGCCTCTGAAAATTGGttatctttaaatcaacaagTAATTAGAAGAACTTTCAATACCACGGCACCATGTGCTTTGTTTGCTAATGTTTTTAGGCCTTTGACGTTAAAGTCAATTGGCCAAATTGCCATACCATTGGATAAAAACTATACAACAGTTCGACAAATCAAAGATGATAGACTTTACATGGCTATCGTCGATTCTGTACGGCGACCGAAATGTATCACACAACTTGCAGACGCATATATTGGTGCTAACATAAGAACTAATGAGTTTGTCGCAGTACATTGGAGATACGACAAAAATGATTGGCTTCCAGTGTGCCGTGGTCTAAAAAGATACGAGCTTTGTGGGGTCGTCACCAACATCACGTCGGAAGACGTAGCGCGAGCAATTATCAATAATCTACCATTGCTACATGACAAGAATGAAATGCACTCACGGAATATAAGCGCTGCTGTGTCGGTCTATATTGCCACCCCACCAAGTATGAAAGAATTTAAATTGGAAATCTTTGatcatttacaaaaacttgaTCCTCGCATTAAAAAAGTTCCTCTTGACCTCGACGTCTATCTAAGCAAAAGTGTGTTTAATGAATGTTGGAACAGCACTGGCTGGGTAAGCCTACTTGATATACTTTCTCTTACCGAGATGGAAATAATGAGAAAGAGTAAATATTTCTTCTATTCTCATTTTTCTACTTGGTCAGATAACATTCGACCGTTAAGATGGAATAGATCAGAAGGGAAAATACAAAGATTATTTGAGGCTTCAATACTTGACTTATCCGAAACTGTAATGAAAAAGAGAACCAAGAGAAACTGA
- the LOC143459948 gene encoding uncharacterized protein LOC143459948 — MDKNYSLSYIKRNVIKITLFIMILCLALEYFFIMEKTSGTIRVVFPSAASSSNMYPSNKIKVNCSTWRKPLRNVSALSSQIILAPDRFLYPGLIWGPNNQIVGLFQSIYVAIRLNRTLVVPRFGTQHTEGEIQSVPDYQRIDVDHLCSFVSCISIEDFHKKCHGSMDVVFQAMLSKMRDVEKFQRDTQMHIIMNEEYKLSDYFVGNSLQSSEKPTNKANIPFYPCCNNKASVNWLSSNQQVIRSTFNTTASCALFASAYQPLMLKSKGQIAIPLDKNYTKVRQIRDDTLYMAIVDSVRRPKCITQLADAYIDANIGTDEFVAVHWRYDKNDWLRVFRGLKRYELCEVITNITSEDVARAIINNLPLLHDKKEIHSHNISAAVSVYIATPPSLKEFKLEIFDHLEKLDRRIKKVPLDLDVYLSKSVFNKCWNSTGWVSLLDILSLTEMEIMRKSKYFFYSHLSTWSDNIRPLRWKRSEGKIQRLFEASILDLSKTVMKNRIKRN; from the exons ATGGATAAAAATTACAGTTTATCTTATATAAAACGTAATGTAATTAAAATCACTCTATTCATCATGATTCTCTGTTTGGCTTTGGAGTATTTTTTCATAATGGAAAAGACTTCTGGAACAATTCGAGTTGTTTTTCCCTCAGCTGCATCCAGCTCTAACATGTATCCttctaacaaaataaaagtaaactgCTCTACATGGAGAAAGCCATTACGAAACGTATCGGCTTTATCATCACAGATTATACTAGCTCCTGACAGATTCCTGTATCCTGGGTTAATCTGGGGACCAAACAATCAGATTGTTGGTTTATTTCAATCCATATATGTCGCTATTCGCCTCAACAG AACTTTGGTTGTACCACGTTTCGGTACACAACACACAGAGGGCGAAATACAAAGCGTGCCAGATTATCAACGAATTGACGTAGATCATTTGTGTTCATTTGTATCTTGCATATCAATTGAAGATTTCCATAAAAAGTGTCACGGATCAATGGATGTTGTGTTTCAG GCAATGTTATCCAAAATGCGTGACGTAGAAAAGTTCCAGAGAGACACACAAATGCATATTATTATGAACGAAGAATACAAATTGTCCGATTATTTTGTTGGAAACAGTCTGCAATCATCAGAGAAACctacaaacaaagcaaatataCCGTTCTATCCCTGTTGCAATAACAAGGCCTCTGTCAATTGGTTATCTTCAAATCAACAAGTAATTAGAAGTACTTTCAATACCACGGCATCATGTGCTTTGTTTGCAAGTGCTTATCAGCCTTTGATGTTAAAGTCAAAGGGCCAGATTGCCATACCATTGGATAAAAACTATACAAAAGTTCGACAAATCAGAGATGATACACTTTACATGGCCATCGTCGATTCTGTACGGCGACCGAAATGTATCACACAACTTGCAGACGCATATATTGATGCTAACATAGGAACTGATGAGTTTGTCGCAGTACATTGGAGATACGACAAAAATGATTGGCTTCGAGTGTTCCGTGGTCTAAAAAGATACGAGCTTTGTGAGGTCATCACCAACATCACGTCGGAAGACGTAGCGCGAGCAATTATCAATAATCTACCATTGCTACATGACAAGAAGGAAATACACTCACACAATATAAGCGCTGCTGTGTCGGTCTATATTGCCACCCCACCAAGTTTAAAAGAATTCAAATTGGAAATCTTTGATCATTTAGAAAAACTTGATCGTCGAATTAAAAAAGTTCCTCTTGACCTTGACGTCTATCTAAGTAAAAGTGTGTTTAATAAATGCTGGAACAGCACTGGATGGGTAAGCCTACTTGATATACTATCTCTTACCGAGATGGAAATAATGAGAAAGAGTAAATATTTCTTCTATTCTCATCTTTCTACTTGGTCAGACAACATTCGACCGTTAAGATGGAAAAGATCAGAAGGGAAAATACAAAGATTATTTGAGGCTTCAATACTTGACTTATCCAAAACTGTAATGAAAAATAGAATCAAGAGAAATTGA
- the LOC143459947 gene encoding uncharacterized protein LOC143459947 isoform X2 — translation MAKNYSLSYIKRHLIKITLFIVILCLILEYFSIMEKTSGTFRVGKVSKDFSKSLLSSSLTVSTHENTSLLKSDESPIHFFPTQELTETHSILKKPTTTVNPPAASSSNMYPSSKIKIICSTWRKPLHNVSALSSQITLAPDRFLYPGLIWGPNNQIVGLFQSIYVAIRLNRTLVVPLFQTQYTEGKIKSVPDYQRIDVDHLCSFVSCISIEDFHKKCHGSMDVVFQAMPSKTRDVEKFRRDTQMHINMSEEYKLSFYPCCNNSASENWLSLNQQVIRRTFNTTAPCALFANVFRPLTLKSIGQIAIPLDKNYTTVRQIKDDRLYMAIVDSVRRPKCITQLADAYIGANIRTNEFVAVHWRYDKNDWLPVCRGLKRYELCGVVTNITSEDVARAIINNLPLLHDKNEMHSRNISAAVSVYIATPPSMKEFKLEIFDHLQKLDPRIKKVPLDLDVYLSKSVFNECWNSTGWITFDR, via the exons ATGGCCAAAAATTACAGTTTATCTTATATAAAACGtcatttaattaaaatcaCTCTATTCATCGTGATTCTCTGTTTGATTTTGGAGTATTTTTCCATAATGGAAAAGACTTCTGGAACATTTCGAGTTGGCAAAGTATCAAAAGATTTTTCGAAATCTCTGCTATCATCATCGCTAACCGTATCAACACACGAAAACACTTCGCTACTAAAGTCAGATGAATCACCAATTCATTTTTTCCCGACGCAGGAGCTTACAGAGACTCATTCTATTCTGAAGAAGCCAACAACAACTGTTAATCCTCCAGCTGCATCCAGCTCTAACATGTATCCTtctagcaaaataaaaataatctgCTCTACATGGAGAAAGCCATTACATAACGTATCGGCTTTATCATCACAGATTACACTAGCTCCTGACAGATTCCTGTATCCTGGGTTAATCTGGGGACCAAACAATCAGATTGTTGGTTTATTTCAATCTATATATGTCGCTATTCGCCTCAACAG AACTTTGGTTGTACCACTTTTCCAAACACAATACACAGAGGGCAAAATAAAAAGCGTGCCAGATTATCAACGAATTGACGTGGATCATTTGTGTTCGTTTGTATCTTGCATATCAATTGAAGATTTCCATAAAAAGTGTCACGGATCAATGGATGTTGTGTTTCAG GCAATGCCATCCAAAACACGTGACGTAGAAAAGTTCCGGAGAGACACACAAATGCATATTAATATGAGCGAAGAATACAAATTGTCGTTCTATCCCTGTTGCAATAACTCGGCCTCTGAAAATTGGttatctttaaatcaacaagTAATTAGAAGAACTTTCAATACCACGGCACCATGTGCTTTGTTTGCTAATGTTTTTAGGCCTTTGACGTTAAAGTCAATTGGCCAAATTGCCATACCATTGGATAAAAACTATACAACAGTTCGACAAATCAAAGATGATAGACTTTACATGGCTATCGTCGATTCTGTACGGCGACCGAAATGTATCACACAACTTGCAGACGCATATATTGGTGCTAACATAAGAACTAATGAGTTTGTCGCAGTACATTGGAGATACGACAAAAATGATTGGCTTCCAGTGTGCCGTGGTCTAAAAAGATACGAGCTTTGTGGGGTCGTCACCAACATCACGTCGGAAGACGTAGCGCGAGCAATTATCAATAATCTACCATTGCTACATGACAAGAATGAAATGCACTCACGGAATATAAGCGCTGCTGTGTCGGTCTATATTGCCACCCCACCAAGTATGAAAGAATTTAAATTGGAAATCTTTGatcatttacaaaaacttgaTCCTCGCATTAAAAAAGTTCCTCTTGACCTCGACGTCTATCTAAGCAAAAGTGTGTTTAATGAATGTTGGAACAGCACTGGCTGG ATAACATTCGACCGTTAA